In Zingiber officinale cultivar Zhangliang chromosome 11B, Zo_v1.1, whole genome shotgun sequence, a single window of DNA contains:
- the LOC122033540 gene encoding dynamin-2A-like — protein MEALEELSELADAMMQASALLADEDVDEGSTKRRTSTFLNVVALGNVGAGKSAVLNSLIGHPVLPTGENGATRAPISIDLQRDSSLSSKSIVLQIDSKSQQVSASALRHSLQDRLSKGTGVQGSGKGRADEIYLKLRTSTAPSLKLIDLPGLDQRLMDDSIVSDYGARNDAILLLIVPAALAPEISSYRALRLAKEFDSEGSRTIGIISKIDQAAGDQKCLAAVQALLLSQGPPSTADIPWVALIGQSVSIASAQAGSVGSENSLETAWRAETESLKTILTGAPQSKLGRVALVDALSKQIRSRMKLRLPNLLSGLQGKSQIVQDELFRLGEQMVESAEGTRAIALELCREFEDKFLQHVATGEGSGWKVVATFEGNFPNRIKQLPLDRHFDINNVKRIVLEADGYQPYLISPEKGLRSLIKGVLELAKEPSRLCVDEVHRVLLDIVSASANGTPGLGRYPPFKREVIAIASTALENFRNEAKKMVVALVDMERAFVPPQHFIRLVQRRMERQRKEDELKNRSSKKANEAEQAILNRASSPQQGAQGGSLKSMKDKSNQQDKETKEGSTSTLQVAGPSGEITAGFLLKKSAKTNGWSKRWFVLNEKSGKLGYTKKQEEKHFHGVITLEECNLEEVPDEEDPPKSSKDSKKANGAEKSPTLVFKITSKVAYKTVLKAHSAVILKAENLAEKVEWMNKIGNITGSSKVTSSKGAPESGVTPMRQSHSDGSLDTMVRRPADPEEELRWMSQEVRGYVEAVLNSLAANVPKAVVLCQVEKAKEDMLNQLYSSVSAQSNAKITELLQEDQNVKRRRERIQKQSSLLSKLTRQLSIHDNRAAAASWSDGSSAAESSPRTNGTGEDWRSAFDAAANGSIDSSHTDSSSRSRSSSSRRHGTPTQNGDASSGANSGSRRTPNRLPPAPPQNSSAGYKY, from the exons ATGGAGGCGTTGGAGGAATTGAGCGAGCTCGCGGACGCGATGATGCAGGCCTCTGCCCTCCTCGCCGATGAGGACGTCGATGAGGGGTCGACCAAGAGGCGGACGTCCACGTTCCTCAACGTCGTCGCTCTCGGCAATGTT GGGGCTGGTAAATCAGCAGTGTTGAACAGCTTAATCGGACACCCGGTCCTG CCAACTGGAGAGAATGGCGCGACTCGCGCCCCTATCAGTATTGATCTGCAAAGGGATAGTTCACTGAGTAGTAAATCAATTGTCTTGCAAATAGACAGCAAATCTCAACAAGTCTCTGCGA GTGCCCTTAGGCACTCTCTTCAGGACAGACTAAGTAAGGGAACTGGAGTTCAAGGTTCAGGAAAGGGCCGTGCAGATGAGATATATCTGAAGCTCCGTACTAGTACAG CTCCGTCTTTAAAATTAATTGATCTTCCAGGTTTAGACCAGAGGTTAATGGATGATTCTATT GTCAGTGATTATGGTGCACGCAATGATGCAATATTGCTACTTATAGTGCCAGCTGCTCTGGCACCTGAAATCTCTTCTTATCGAGCTCTTAGACTGGCTAAGGAATTTGATTCAGAAG GAAGTAGAACCATTGGTATTATCAGCAAGATCGATCAAGCTGCTGGGGACCAGAAATGTCTTGCAGCAGTTCAAGCTCTTCTTTTGTCTCAGGGGCCACCCTCTACTGCTGATATTCCATGGGTTGCTCTGATCGGTCAATCTGTTTCTATTGCTTCAGCACAAGCTGGTTCTGTTGGATCTGAAAATTCACTTGAAACAGCATGGAGAGCTGAGACTGAGAGTCTTAAAACTATACTTACTGGTGCTCCACAAAGTAAGCTTGGAAGAGTAGCATTAGTTGATGCACTTTCCAAGCAAATTCGCAGTAGAATGAAGCTGAGATTGCCAAATCTTCTTTCagg ATTACAAGGTAAGTCACAGATTGTGCAGGATGAGTTGTTTAGACTTGGTGAACAAATGGTGGAGAGTGCGGAAGGCACCAGAGCTATTGCCTTGGAGCTTTGTCGAGAATTTGAAGACAAGTTTTTGCAACATGTTGCGACTGGTGAG GGTTCAGGTTGGAAAGTTGTTGCAACATTTGAAGGGAACTTTCCTAACAGAATAAAACAACTTCCACTGGATCGACATTTTGATATCAACAATGTCAAAAGA ATTGTGTTGGAGGCTGATGGTTATCAGCCATACTTGATATCTCCTGAAAAAGGTTTGCGATCTTTGATAAAGGGAGTACTGGAATTAGCAAAAGAACCATCACGCCTTTGTGTTGATGAG GTCCACCGCGTTCTGTTGGATATAGTTTCTGCTTCAGCAAATGGTACACCTGGACTAGGTCGATATCCTCCTTTTAAAAGAGAG GTGATTGCTATTGCATCAACTGCATTAGAGAACTTCAGAAATGAGGCCAAAAAGATGGTGGTTGCATTAGTTGATATGGAGCGTGCATTTGTTCCTCCGCAACATTTCATTCGTCTAGTTCAGCGGAg AATGGAGAGGCAGCGTAAGGAGGATGAGCTGAAGAATCGATCATCAAAGAAAGCAAATGAAGCAGAGCAAGCCATCTTGAATAGA GCATCAAGCCCTCAACAAGGAGCTCAAGGTGGTAGCTTGAAATCAATGAAAGATAAATCTAATCAACAAGACAAAGAAACCAAAGAGGGTTCCACATCCACCTTGCAGGTTGCTGGACCTTCTGGAGAAATAACAGCAG GATTCTTACTGAAGAAAAGTGCCAAAACAAATGGCTGGAGCAAGCGATGGTTTGTCCTCAATGAGAAAAGTGGAAAG CTTGGATACACAAAAAAGCAGGAGGAGAAGCATTTTCACGGGGTTATCACTTTGGAG GAATGTAACCTTGAGGAGGTTCCAGATGAGGAAGATCCTCCCAAAAGTTCGAAGGACTCCAAAAAAGCAAATGGAGCAGAAAAAAGCCCAACCCTTGTCTTTAAGATAACTAGTAAAGTTGCATATAAAACTGTTTTAAAAG CTCATAGTGCTGTGATTTTAAAGGCTGAGAACTTGGCTGAGAAAGTTGAGTGGATGAATAAGATAGGAAATATCACTGGCTCTTCAAAAGTTACTTCCTCAAAGGGTGCACCTGAATCTGGAGTTACACCAATGAGACAAAGTCATTCTGATGGTTCACTT GACACAATGGTTAGAAGGCCAGCTGATCCTGAAGAAGAACTTCGTTGGATGTCCCAAGAAGTTCGAGGTTATGTAGAGGCTGTATTGAACAGTCTTGCTGCTAATGTACCAAAG GCAGTTGTGCTATGTCAAGTTGAGAAAGCTAAGGAAGATATGTTGAATCAGCTATATAGCTCAGTAAG TGCTCAAAGCAACGCGAAGATTACAGAACTACTCCAGGAAGACCAAAATGTGAAGCGTAGAAGAGAAAGGATTCAAAAGCAATCATCTCTCCTCTCGAAACTTACACGTCAACTAAGCATCCATGACAACAGAGCAGCTGCTGCTAGCTGGTCTGATGGTAGCTCGGCTGCAG AAAGTAGCCCAAGGACCAATGGTACCGGTGAGGATTGGAGATCAGCATTTGATGCTGCGGCCAATGGATCGATAGACAGCTCACACACTGACTCATCATCTAGGTCCAGAAGCAGCAGCAGCCGGCGGCATGGCACCCCAACCCAGAATGGCGATGCAAGTTCAGGAGCAAACTCTGGTAGTCGTCGTACCCCAAACAGGTTGCCACCTGCACCACCGCAAAATAGTTCAGCTGGATACAAATACTAG
- the LOC122034687 gene encoding uncharacterized protein LOC122034687: MGRRKVSALLLLIVFFGGFCCASAASPARFASVLFSNLLSALWRRIWSATTDSRIAISSRSNVKFESGYSVETVFDGSRHGIEPFSVEVMPGGVLLVLDSENSNIYKISLPLSKYSRPKLVAGSAYGSSGHVDGKPREARMNHPKGLTVDDKGNIYVADTKNKAIRKISDSGVTTIAVGKSYRVGSIGLHIEDAKFSDDFEVVYVSSSCSLLVVDRGNQAIREIHLNFDDCADQYGAHLSLGITMLFAAAFFGYMLALVQRRWVVVASSSHEEKTTTRSYSASPHHQPLIPPETETEKQEEVEGFFTSLKEITASAAASIAPIFGRILSRRNTPSHLRNQQPRQEDNVWPLQESLVVPDEEPPPFETQTHSPRKTYAFMSKNSEKLQQLQHDTAYFTEWGGAERHNCSTT, translated from the exons ATGGGGCGGAGGAAGGTGTCGGCGTTGCTCCTTTTGATCGTCTTCTTCGGGGGGTTTTGCTGCGCCTCTGCTGCTTCCCCAGCTA ggtttGCGAGCGTGTTGTTCTCCAATCTCTTGTCTGCCCTCTGGCGGCGGATTTGGTCGGCGACGACGGATTCGAGGATCG CGATCTCGAGCCGCTCGAACGTGAAGTTCGAGAGTGGATACAGCGTCGAGACTGTTTTCGATGGGAGTCGGCACGGAATCGAGCCGTTCTCCGTCGAAGTCATGCCGGGAGGGGTGCTTCTGGTTTTGGATTCCGAGAACAGCAACATCTACAAGATTTCTTTGCCCTTGTCGAAAT ACAGCAGACCTAAGCTTGTTGCTGGTTCAGCTTACGGATCGAGTGGTCATGTTGATGGGAAACCACGCGAAGCAAGGATGAACCATCCAAAAGGACTCACAGTTGATGACAAGGGTAACATTTATGTTGCCGACACAAAGAATAAAGCAATTAGGAAAATCAGTGATTCTG GTGTTACAACAATAGCTGTAGGGAAGTCGTACAGAGTGGGCAGTATAGGTCTGCATATTGAAGATGCAAAGTTCTCTGACGATTTTGAGGTAGTGTATGTCAGTAGTAGCTGTTCTCTTCTGGTGGTTGACAGAGGAAATCAGGCAATCAGGGAGATCCATTTGAATTTTGACGATTGTGCTGACCAGTATGGAGCTCACCTTTCTCTAG GAATCACAATGTTGTTTGCTGCTGCTTTCTTCGGGTACATGCTTGCATTGGTGCAGCGGAGATGGGTTGTCGTAGCATCTTCTTCTCAT GAAGAAAAAACTACCACAAGAAGCTATTCGGCTAGTCCTCATCATCAGCCATTAATTCCACCCGAAACTGAAACCGAAAAGCAGGAAGAAGTAGAAGGCTTCTTCACCTCACTAAAGGAGATCACTGCATCTGCTGCTGCTTCTATTGCTCCAATATTTGGTCGAATCTTATCGAGAAGAAACACGCCTAGTCACCTCAGAAATCAACAACCGCGACAAGAGGACAATGTATGGCCTCTGCAGGAAAGCTTAGTGGTCCCTGATGAAGAACCACCTCCATTTGAAACACAAACACACAGTCCGCGCAAGACCTACGCATTTATGTCGAAGAATTCAGAGAAGCTCCAGCAACTACAGCACGATACAGCCTATTTCACCGAATGGGGTGGAGCGGAGCGCCACAACTGCAGCACCACCTGA